The Streptomyces laurentii region CAGGGCCACGAGGGACGCATCGTCACCACCTCCGACCTGGACGCGGGCGTCGAGGGCGCCGACGCCGTCCTGCTCCAGCTGCGGGTCGGCGGCCAGGCCGCCCGGCAGCGGGACGAGACCTGGCCGCTGGAATGCGGCTGCGTCGGCCAGGAGACCACCGGCGCGGGCGGCCTCGCCAAGGCGCTGCGCACGGTCCCCGTGGTCCTCGACATCGCCGAACGCGTCCGCCGCACCAACCCGAACGCCTGGATCATCGACTTCACCAACCCGGTCGGCATCGTCACCCGGGCACTGCTCCAGGCCGGGCACAAGGCCGTCGGCCTGTGCAACGTGGCGATCGGCCTCCAGCGGAAGTTCGCCGCGCGGCTCGGCGTCGACCCGTCCGCCCTCCACCTCGACCACGTCGGCCTCAACCACCTGACCTGGGAGACCGGGGTACGGCTCGGCGGGCCCGGAGGCGAGAACGTGCTGCCCCGGCTGCTCGCCGAACACGGCGACGCCATCGCCGACGACCTGCGGCTGCCGCGCTCCGTCCTCGACCGGCTCGGTGTCGTCCCCTCGTACTACCTGCGCTACTTCTACTCCCACGACGCCGTCGTCGAGGAACTGCGCACCAAGCCGTCGCGGGCCGCCGAGGTCGCGGAGATGGAGCGGCGGCTCCTGGAGATGTACGGGGACCCGGCGCTCGACGAGAAGCCGGAGCTGCTCGCCAAGCGGGGCGGCGCCTTCTACTCGGAGGCGGCGGTCGACCTGGCGGCGGCGCTGCTGGGCGGGACGTCCGGCGGCCGGGCGTCCGGTGGCGGGGCGGCCGGTGGCGGGGCGGCCGGCGGCGGGGCGGCCGGCGGGGGGTCCCCGTACCAGGTGGTGAACACGTACAACAACGGCACGCTGCCCTTCCTGCCCGACGACGCCGTGGTGGAGGTGCAGGCGGCGGTCGGGCCGAAGGGCGCGGTGCCGCTGCCGGTGCCGGCCCTCGACCCGCTGTACAC contains the following coding sequences:
- a CDS encoding 6-phospho-beta-glucosidase (6-phospho-beta-glucosidase [Streptomyces albus J1074];~Alpha-galactosidases/6-phospho-beta-glucosidases, family 4 of glycosyl hydrolases [Carbohydrate transport andmetabolism]; COG1486;~Glycoside Hydrolases Family 4; Phospho-beta-glucosidase; cd05296;~NAD binding site [chemical binding];~dimer interface [polypeptide binding];~divalent metal binding site [ion binding];~identified by MetaGeneAnnotator; putative;~sugar binding site [chemical binding];~tetramer (dimer of dimers) interface [polypeptide binding]); its protein translation is MKLAVVGGGSTYTPELIDGFARLRATLPVTELVLVDPAADRLGLVGGLARRIFAKQGHEGRIVTTSDLDAGVEGADAVLLQLRVGGQAARQRDETWPLECGCVGQETTGAGGLAKALRTVPVVLDIAERVRRTNPNAWIIDFTNPVGIVTRALLQAGHKAVGLCNVAIGLQRKFAARLGVDPSALHLDHVGLNHLTWETGVRLGGPGGENVLPRLLAEHGDAIADDLRLPRSVLDRLGVVPSYYLRYFYSHDAVVEELRTKPSRAAEVAEMERRLLEMYGDPALDEKPELLAKRGGAFYSEAAVDLAAALLGGTSGGRASGGGAAGGGAAGGGAAGGGSPYQVVNTYNNGTLPFLPDDAVVEVQAAVGPKGAVPLPVPALDPLYTGLIAHVTAYEDLALDAALRGGRDRVFKALLAHPLIGQTERADGLTDRLIAHNREHLAWA